Proteins encoded together in one Myxocyprinus asiaticus isolate MX2 ecotype Aquarium Trade chromosome 21, UBuf_Myxa_2, whole genome shotgun sequence window:
- the LOC127412119 gene encoding LIM domain-binding protein 1 isoform X10, producing MSVGGCACPGCSSKSFKLYSPKDPPNGSAFPPFHPGAMLDRDVGPTPMYPPSYMEPGIGRHTPYGNQTDYRIFELNKRLQNWTEQDCDNLWWDAFTTEFFEDDAMLTITFCLEDGPKRYTIGRTLIPRYFRSIFEGGATELFYVLKHPKESFHNNFVSLDCDQCTMVTQNGKPMFTQVCVEGRLYLEFMFDDMMRIKTWHFSIRQHREVVPRSILAMHSQDPQMLDQLSKNITRCGLSNSTLNYLRLCVILEPMQELMSRHKTYSLSPRDCLKTCLFQKWQRMVAPPDMMSSAPSPAEPARQAPNKRRKRKMSGGSTMSSGGGNNNSNSKKKSPASSFALSSQDLVGTKTCTVPELEDRS from the exons GCTGTTCGTCCAAGTCATTCAAGCTGTACTCCCCAAAGGATCCTCCCAACGGCAGTGCCTTCCCTCCATTTCACCCAGGCGCAATGCTGGATAGAGATGTGGG ACCGACACCAATGTATCCCCCCTCTTACATGGAACCTGGAATCGG GAGGCACACACCGTATGGAAATCAAACAGACTACAGAATATTTGAGCTAAACAAAAGGCTTCAGAATTGGACAGAG CAGGACTGTGACAATCTGTGGTGGGATGCGTTCACTACAGAGTTTTTCGAAGATGATGCCATGCTGACTATCACATTCTGTCTGGAAGATGGACCCAAACGATATA CCATTGGTAGGACATTGATCCCCCGATACTTCAGAAGTATTTTTGAGGGTGGGGCCACTGAACTCTTCTATGTGCTTAAACATCCCAAGGAGTCTTTCCATAATAACTTTGTGTCCCTGGACTGCGACCAGTGCACCATGGTTACGCAGAATGGCAAACCCATGTTCACACAG GTGTGTGTGGAGGGCCGGCTGTACCTGGAGTTTATGTTTGATGACATGATGCGTATAAAGACGTGGCACTTCAGTATCAGACAGCACAGAGAAGTCGTGCCGAGGAGCATACTGGCAATGCAT TCCCAAGACCCTCAAATGCTTGACCAGCTATCAAAAAACATCACAAGGTGTGGCTTATCTAACTCGACACTGAACTACCTCCGA CTTTGTGTAATCCTGGAGCCCATGCAGGAGCTGATGTCCAGACACAAGACGTACAGTCTCAGTCCACGGGACTGCCTCAAAACCTGTCTTTTTCAGAAATGGCAGAGGATGGTGGCCCCACCAG ATATGATGTCTTCTGCTCCTTCTCCAGCTGAGCCTGCGAGACAAGCTCCCAACAAACGAAGGAAACGAAAAATGTCTGGTGGAAGCACCATGAGTTCGGGTGGgggcaacaacaacagcaacagtaAAAAGAAAAGTCCAGCCAGCAGTTTTGCGCTCTCCAGCCAG GACCTGGTTGGAACAAAAACCTGTACAGTTCCGGAGCTTGAGGACCGGAGTTGA
- the LOC127412119 gene encoding LIM domain-binding protein 1 isoform X12 — protein sequence MSVGGCACPGCSSKSFKLYSPKDPPNGSAFPPFHPGAMLDRDVGPTPMYPPSYMEPGIGRHTPYGNQTDYRIFELNKRLQNWTEQDCDNLWWDAFTTEFFEDDAMLTITFCLEDGPKRYTIGRTLIPRYFRSIFEGGATELFYVLKHPKESFHNNFVSLDCDQCTMVTQNGKPMFTQVCVEGRLYLEFMFDDMMRIKTWHFSIRQHREVVPRSILAMHSQDPQMLDQLSKNITRCGLSNSTLNYLRLCVILEPMQELMSRHKTYSLSPRDCLKTCLFQKWQRMVAPPAEPARQAPNKRRKRKMSGGSTMSSGGGNNNSNSKKKSPASSFALSSQDLVGTKTCTVPELEDRS from the exons GCTGTTCGTCCAAGTCATTCAAGCTGTACTCCCCAAAGGATCCTCCCAACGGCAGTGCCTTCCCTCCATTTCACCCAGGCGCAATGCTGGATAGAGATGTGGG ACCGACACCAATGTATCCCCCCTCTTACATGGAACCTGGAATCGG GAGGCACACACCGTATGGAAATCAAACAGACTACAGAATATTTGAGCTAAACAAAAGGCTTCAGAATTGGACAGAG CAGGACTGTGACAATCTGTGGTGGGATGCGTTCACTACAGAGTTTTTCGAAGATGATGCCATGCTGACTATCACATTCTGTCTGGAAGATGGACCCAAACGATATA CCATTGGTAGGACATTGATCCCCCGATACTTCAGAAGTATTTTTGAGGGTGGGGCCACTGAACTCTTCTATGTGCTTAAACATCCCAAGGAGTCTTTCCATAATAACTTTGTGTCCCTGGACTGCGACCAGTGCACCATGGTTACGCAGAATGGCAAACCCATGTTCACACAG GTGTGTGTGGAGGGCCGGCTGTACCTGGAGTTTATGTTTGATGACATGATGCGTATAAAGACGTGGCACTTCAGTATCAGACAGCACAGAGAAGTCGTGCCGAGGAGCATACTGGCAATGCAT TCCCAAGACCCTCAAATGCTTGACCAGCTATCAAAAAACATCACAAGGTGTGGCTTATCTAACTCGACACTGAACTACCTCCGA CTTTGTGTAATCCTGGAGCCCATGCAGGAGCTGATGTCCAGACACAAGACGTACAGTCTCAGTCCACGGGACTGCCTCAAAACCTGTCTTTTTCAGAAATGGCAGAGGATGGTGGCCCCACCAG CTGAGCCTGCGAGACAAGCTCCCAACAAACGAAGGAAACGAAAAATGTCTGGTGGAAGCACCATGAGTTCGGGTGGgggcaacaacaacagcaacagtaAAAAGAAAAGTCCAGCCAGCAGTTTTGCGCTCTCCAGCCAG GACCTGGTTGGAACAAAAACCTGTACAGTTCCGGAGCTTGAGGACCGGAGTTGA
- the LOC127412119 gene encoding LIM domain-binding protein 1 isoform X9, with translation MSVGGCACPGCSSKSFKLYSPKDPPNGSAFPPFHPGAMLDRDVGPTPMYPPSYMEPGIGRHTPYGNQTDYRIFELNKRLQNWTEQDCDNLWWDAFTTEFFEDDAMLTITFCLEDGPKRYTIGRTLIPRYFRSIFEGGATELFYVLKHPKESFHNNFVSLDCDQCTMVTQNGKPMFTQVCVEGRLYLEFMFDDMMRIKTWHFSIRQHREVVPRSILAMHSQDPQMLDQLSKNITRCGLSNSTLNYLRLCVILEPMQELMSRHKTYSLSPRDCLKTCLFQKWQRMVAPPDMMSSAPSPAEPARQAPNKRRKRKMSGGSTMSSGGGNNNSNSKKKSPASSFALSSQVPDLVGTKTCTVPELEDRS, from the exons GCTGTTCGTCCAAGTCATTCAAGCTGTACTCCCCAAAGGATCCTCCCAACGGCAGTGCCTTCCCTCCATTTCACCCAGGCGCAATGCTGGATAGAGATGTGGG ACCGACACCAATGTATCCCCCCTCTTACATGGAACCTGGAATCGG GAGGCACACACCGTATGGAAATCAAACAGACTACAGAATATTTGAGCTAAACAAAAGGCTTCAGAATTGGACAGAG CAGGACTGTGACAATCTGTGGTGGGATGCGTTCACTACAGAGTTTTTCGAAGATGATGCCATGCTGACTATCACATTCTGTCTGGAAGATGGACCCAAACGATATA CCATTGGTAGGACATTGATCCCCCGATACTTCAGAAGTATTTTTGAGGGTGGGGCCACTGAACTCTTCTATGTGCTTAAACATCCCAAGGAGTCTTTCCATAATAACTTTGTGTCCCTGGACTGCGACCAGTGCACCATGGTTACGCAGAATGGCAAACCCATGTTCACACAG GTGTGTGTGGAGGGCCGGCTGTACCTGGAGTTTATGTTTGATGACATGATGCGTATAAAGACGTGGCACTTCAGTATCAGACAGCACAGAGAAGTCGTGCCGAGGAGCATACTGGCAATGCAT TCCCAAGACCCTCAAATGCTTGACCAGCTATCAAAAAACATCACAAGGTGTGGCTTATCTAACTCGACACTGAACTACCTCCGA CTTTGTGTAATCCTGGAGCCCATGCAGGAGCTGATGTCCAGACACAAGACGTACAGTCTCAGTCCACGGGACTGCCTCAAAACCTGTCTTTTTCAGAAATGGCAGAGGATGGTGGCCCCACCAG ATATGATGTCTTCTGCTCCTTCTCCAGCTGAGCCTGCGAGACAAGCTCCCAACAAACGAAGGAAACGAAAAATGTCTGGTGGAAGCACCATGAGTTCGGGTGGgggcaacaacaacagcaacagtaAAAAGAAAAGTCCAGCCAGCAGTTTTGCGCTCTCCAGCCAGGTACCT GACCTGGTTGGAACAAAAACCTGTACAGTTCCGGAGCTTGAGGACCGGAGTTGA
- the LOC127412119 gene encoding LIM domain-binding protein 1 isoform X11 codes for MSVGGCACPGCSSKSFKLYSPKDPPNGSAFPPFHPGAMLDRDVGPTPMYPPSYMEPGIGRHTPYGNQTDYRIFELNKRLQNWTEDCDNLWWDAFTTEFFEDDAMLTITFCLEDGPKRYTIGRTLIPRYFRSIFEGGATELFYVLKHPKESFHNNFVSLDCDQCTMVTQNGKPMFTQVCVEGRLYLEFMFDDMMRIKTWHFSIRQHREVVPRSILAMHSQDPQMLDQLSKNITRCGLSNSTLNYLRLCVILEPMQELMSRHKTYSLSPRDCLKTCLFQKWQRMVAPPAEPARQAPNKRRKRKMSGGSTMSSGGGNNNSNSKKKSPASSFALSSQVPDLVGTKTCTVPELEDRS; via the exons GCTGTTCGTCCAAGTCATTCAAGCTGTACTCCCCAAAGGATCCTCCCAACGGCAGTGCCTTCCCTCCATTTCACCCAGGCGCAATGCTGGATAGAGATGTGGG ACCGACACCAATGTATCCCCCCTCTTACATGGAACCTGGAATCGG GAGGCACACACCGTATGGAAATCAAACAGACTACAGAATATTTGAGCTAAACAAAAGGCTTCAGAATTGGACAGAG GACTGTGACAATCTGTGGTGGGATGCGTTCACTACAGAGTTTTTCGAAGATGATGCCATGCTGACTATCACATTCTGTCTGGAAGATGGACCCAAACGATATA CCATTGGTAGGACATTGATCCCCCGATACTTCAGAAGTATTTTTGAGGGTGGGGCCACTGAACTCTTCTATGTGCTTAAACATCCCAAGGAGTCTTTCCATAATAACTTTGTGTCCCTGGACTGCGACCAGTGCACCATGGTTACGCAGAATGGCAAACCCATGTTCACACAG GTGTGTGTGGAGGGCCGGCTGTACCTGGAGTTTATGTTTGATGACATGATGCGTATAAAGACGTGGCACTTCAGTATCAGACAGCACAGAGAAGTCGTGCCGAGGAGCATACTGGCAATGCAT TCCCAAGACCCTCAAATGCTTGACCAGCTATCAAAAAACATCACAAGGTGTGGCTTATCTAACTCGACACTGAACTACCTCCGA CTTTGTGTAATCCTGGAGCCCATGCAGGAGCTGATGTCCAGACACAAGACGTACAGTCTCAGTCCACGGGACTGCCTCAAAACCTGTCTTTTTCAGAAATGGCAGAGGATGGTGGCCCCACCAG CTGAGCCTGCGAGACAAGCTCCCAACAAACGAAGGAAACGAAAAATGTCTGGTGGAAGCACCATGAGTTCGGGTGGgggcaacaacaacagcaacagtaAAAAGAAAAGTCCAGCCAGCAGTTTTGCGCTCTCCAGCCAGGTACCT GACCTGGTTGGAACAAAAACCTGTACAGTTCCGGAGCTTGAGGACCGGAGTTGA
- the LOC127412119 gene encoding LIM domain-binding protein 1-A isoform X1, producing the protein MSVGGCACPGCSSKSFKLYSPKDPPNGSAFPPFHPGAMLDRDVGPTPMYPPSYMEPGIGRHTPYGNQTDYRIFELNKRLQNWTEQDCDNLWWDAFTTEFFEDDAMLTITFCLEDGPKRYTIGRTLIPRYFRSIFEGGATELFYVLKHPKESFHNNFVSLDCDQCTMVTQNGKPMFTQVCVEGRLYLEFMFDDMMRIKTWHFSIRQHREVVPRSILAMHSQDPQMLDQLSKNITRCGLSNSTLNYLRLCVILEPMQELMSRHKTYSLSPRDCLKTCLFQKWQRMVAPPDMMSSAPSPAEPARQAPNKRRKRKMSGGSTMSSGGGNNNSNSKKKSPASSFALSSQVPDVMVVGEPTLMGGEFGDEDERLITRLENTQFDAANGMDDEDSFNSSPALGTNSPWNSKAPSSQESKNDNPTSQSSQ; encoded by the exons GCTGTTCGTCCAAGTCATTCAAGCTGTACTCCCCAAAGGATCCTCCCAACGGCAGTGCCTTCCCTCCATTTCACCCAGGCGCAATGCTGGATAGAGATGTGGG ACCGACACCAATGTATCCCCCCTCTTACATGGAACCTGGAATCGG GAGGCACACACCGTATGGAAATCAAACAGACTACAGAATATTTGAGCTAAACAAAAGGCTTCAGAATTGGACAGAG CAGGACTGTGACAATCTGTGGTGGGATGCGTTCACTACAGAGTTTTTCGAAGATGATGCCATGCTGACTATCACATTCTGTCTGGAAGATGGACCCAAACGATATA CCATTGGTAGGACATTGATCCCCCGATACTTCAGAAGTATTTTTGAGGGTGGGGCCACTGAACTCTTCTATGTGCTTAAACATCCCAAGGAGTCTTTCCATAATAACTTTGTGTCCCTGGACTGCGACCAGTGCACCATGGTTACGCAGAATGGCAAACCCATGTTCACACAG GTGTGTGTGGAGGGCCGGCTGTACCTGGAGTTTATGTTTGATGACATGATGCGTATAAAGACGTGGCACTTCAGTATCAGACAGCACAGAGAAGTCGTGCCGAGGAGCATACTGGCAATGCAT TCCCAAGACCCTCAAATGCTTGACCAGCTATCAAAAAACATCACAAGGTGTGGCTTATCTAACTCGACACTGAACTACCTCCGA CTTTGTGTAATCCTGGAGCCCATGCAGGAGCTGATGTCCAGACACAAGACGTACAGTCTCAGTCCACGGGACTGCCTCAAAACCTGTCTTTTTCAGAAATGGCAGAGGATGGTGGCCCCACCAG ATATGATGTCTTCTGCTCCTTCTCCAGCTGAGCCTGCGAGACAAGCTCCCAACAAACGAAGGAAACGAAAAATGTCTGGTGGAAGCACCATGAGTTCGGGTGGgggcaacaacaacagcaacagtaAAAAGAAAAGTCCAGCCAGCAGTTTTGCGCTCTCCAGCCAGGTACCT GATGTGATGGTGGTGGGAGAGCCCACTCTGATGGGAGGGGAGTTCGGGGACGAGGATGAGAGGCTGATCACACGGCTGGAGAACACACAGTTTGATGCGGCCAATGGCATGGACGACGAGGACAGTTTCAACAGTTCCCCTGCCCTGGGCACCAACAGCCCCTGGAACAGCAAAGCTCCCTCCAGCCAGGAGAGCAAAAATGACAACCCCACCTCACAGTCATCCCAGTAG
- the LOC127412119 gene encoding LIM domain-binding protein 1-A isoform X8: MLDRDVGPTPMYPPSYMEPGIGRHTPYGNQTDYRIFELNKRLQNWTEQDCDNLWWDAFTTEFFEDDAMLTITFCLEDGPKRYTIGRTLIPRYFRSIFEGGATELFYVLKHPKESFHNNFVSLDCDQCTMVTQNGKPMFTQVCVEGRLYLEFMFDDMMRIKTWHFSIRQHREVVPRSILAMHSQDPQMLDQLSKNITRCGLSNSTLNYLRLCVILEPMQELMSRHKTYSLSPRDCLKTCLFQKWQRMVAPPDMMSSAPSPAEPARQAPNKRRKRKMSGGSTMSSGGGNNNSNSKKKSPASSFALSSQVPDVMVVGEPTLMGGEFGDEDERLITRLENTQFDAANGMDDEDSFNSSPALGTNSPWNSKAPSSQESKNDNPTSQSSQ; this comes from the exons ATGCTGGATAGAGATGTGGG ACCGACACCAATGTATCCCCCCTCTTACATGGAACCTGGAATCGG GAGGCACACACCGTATGGAAATCAAACAGACTACAGAATATTTGAGCTAAACAAAAGGCTTCAGAATTGGACAGAG CAGGACTGTGACAATCTGTGGTGGGATGCGTTCACTACAGAGTTTTTCGAAGATGATGCCATGCTGACTATCACATTCTGTCTGGAAGATGGACCCAAACGATATA CCATTGGTAGGACATTGATCCCCCGATACTTCAGAAGTATTTTTGAGGGTGGGGCCACTGAACTCTTCTATGTGCTTAAACATCCCAAGGAGTCTTTCCATAATAACTTTGTGTCCCTGGACTGCGACCAGTGCACCATGGTTACGCAGAATGGCAAACCCATGTTCACACAG GTGTGTGTGGAGGGCCGGCTGTACCTGGAGTTTATGTTTGATGACATGATGCGTATAAAGACGTGGCACTTCAGTATCAGACAGCACAGAGAAGTCGTGCCGAGGAGCATACTGGCAATGCAT TCCCAAGACCCTCAAATGCTTGACCAGCTATCAAAAAACATCACAAGGTGTGGCTTATCTAACTCGACACTGAACTACCTCCGA CTTTGTGTAATCCTGGAGCCCATGCAGGAGCTGATGTCCAGACACAAGACGTACAGTCTCAGTCCACGGGACTGCCTCAAAACCTGTCTTTTTCAGAAATGGCAGAGGATGGTGGCCCCACCAG ATATGATGTCTTCTGCTCCTTCTCCAGCTGAGCCTGCGAGACAAGCTCCCAACAAACGAAGGAAACGAAAAATGTCTGGTGGAAGCACCATGAGTTCGGGTGGgggcaacaacaacagcaacagtaAAAAGAAAAGTCCAGCCAGCAGTTTTGCGCTCTCCAGCCAGGTACCT GATGTGATGGTGGTGGGAGAGCCCACTCTGATGGGAGGGGAGTTCGGGGACGAGGATGAGAGGCTGATCACACGGCTGGAGAACACACAGTTTGATGCGGCCAATGGCATGGACGACGAGGACAGTTTCAACAGTTCCCCTGCCCTGGGCACCAACAGCCCCTGGAACAGCAAAGCTCCCTCCAGCCAGGAGAGCAAAAATGACAACCCCACCTCACAGTCATCCCAGTAG
- the LOC127412119 gene encoding LIM domain-binding protein 1-A isoform X2, with protein MSVGGCACPGCSSKSFKLYSPKDPPNGSAFPPFHPGAMLDRDVGPTPMYPPSYMEPGIGRHTPYGNQTDYRIFELNKRLQNWTEDCDNLWWDAFTTEFFEDDAMLTITFCLEDGPKRYTIGRTLIPRYFRSIFEGGATELFYVLKHPKESFHNNFVSLDCDQCTMVTQNGKPMFTQVCVEGRLYLEFMFDDMMRIKTWHFSIRQHREVVPRSILAMHSQDPQMLDQLSKNITRCGLSNSTLNYLRLCVILEPMQELMSRHKTYSLSPRDCLKTCLFQKWQRMVAPPDMMSSAPSPAEPARQAPNKRRKRKMSGGSTMSSGGGNNNSNSKKKSPASSFALSSQVPDVMVVGEPTLMGGEFGDEDERLITRLENTQFDAANGMDDEDSFNSSPALGTNSPWNSKAPSSQESKNDNPTSQSSQ; from the exons GCTGTTCGTCCAAGTCATTCAAGCTGTACTCCCCAAAGGATCCTCCCAACGGCAGTGCCTTCCCTCCATTTCACCCAGGCGCAATGCTGGATAGAGATGTGGG ACCGACACCAATGTATCCCCCCTCTTACATGGAACCTGGAATCGG GAGGCACACACCGTATGGAAATCAAACAGACTACAGAATATTTGAGCTAAACAAAAGGCTTCAGAATTGGACAGAG GACTGTGACAATCTGTGGTGGGATGCGTTCACTACAGAGTTTTTCGAAGATGATGCCATGCTGACTATCACATTCTGTCTGGAAGATGGACCCAAACGATATA CCATTGGTAGGACATTGATCCCCCGATACTTCAGAAGTATTTTTGAGGGTGGGGCCACTGAACTCTTCTATGTGCTTAAACATCCCAAGGAGTCTTTCCATAATAACTTTGTGTCCCTGGACTGCGACCAGTGCACCATGGTTACGCAGAATGGCAAACCCATGTTCACACAG GTGTGTGTGGAGGGCCGGCTGTACCTGGAGTTTATGTTTGATGACATGATGCGTATAAAGACGTGGCACTTCAGTATCAGACAGCACAGAGAAGTCGTGCCGAGGAGCATACTGGCAATGCAT TCCCAAGACCCTCAAATGCTTGACCAGCTATCAAAAAACATCACAAGGTGTGGCTTATCTAACTCGACACTGAACTACCTCCGA CTTTGTGTAATCCTGGAGCCCATGCAGGAGCTGATGTCCAGACACAAGACGTACAGTCTCAGTCCACGGGACTGCCTCAAAACCTGTCTTTTTCAGAAATGGCAGAGGATGGTGGCCCCACCAG ATATGATGTCTTCTGCTCCTTCTCCAGCTGAGCCTGCGAGACAAGCTCCCAACAAACGAAGGAAACGAAAAATGTCTGGTGGAAGCACCATGAGTTCGGGTGGgggcaacaacaacagcaacagtaAAAAGAAAAGTCCAGCCAGCAGTTTTGCGCTCTCCAGCCAGGTACCT GATGTGATGGTGGTGGGAGAGCCCACTCTGATGGGAGGGGAGTTCGGGGACGAGGATGAGAGGCTGATCACACGGCTGGAGAACACACAGTTTGATGCGGCCAATGGCATGGACGACGAGGACAGTTTCAACAGTTCCCCTGCCCTGGGCACCAACAGCCCCTGGAACAGCAAAGCTCCCTCCAGCCAGGAGAGCAAAAATGACAACCCCACCTCACAGTCATCCCAGTAG
- the LOC127412119 gene encoding LIM domain-binding protein 1-A isoform X7: MSVGGCACPGCSSKSFKLYSPKDPPNGSAFPPFHPGAMLDRDVGPTPMYPPSYMEPGIGRHTPYGNQTDYRIFELNKRLQNWTEDCDNLWWDAFTTEFFEDDAMLTITFCLEDGPKRYTIGRTLIPRYFRSIFEGGATELFYVLKHPKESFHNNFVSLDCDQCTMVTQNGKPMFTQVCVEGRLYLEFMFDDMMRIKTWHFSIRQHREVVPRSILAMHSQDPQMLDQLSKNITRCGLSNSTLNYLRLCVILEPMQELMSRHKTYSLSPRDCLKTCLFQKWQRMVAPPAEPARQAPNKRRKRKMSGGSTMSSGGGNNNSNSKKKSPASSFALSSQDVMVVGEPTLMGGEFGDEDERLITRLENTQFDAANGMDDEDSFNSSPALGTNSPWNSKAPSSQESKNDNPTSQSSQ, encoded by the exons GCTGTTCGTCCAAGTCATTCAAGCTGTACTCCCCAAAGGATCCTCCCAACGGCAGTGCCTTCCCTCCATTTCACCCAGGCGCAATGCTGGATAGAGATGTGGG ACCGACACCAATGTATCCCCCCTCTTACATGGAACCTGGAATCGG GAGGCACACACCGTATGGAAATCAAACAGACTACAGAATATTTGAGCTAAACAAAAGGCTTCAGAATTGGACAGAG GACTGTGACAATCTGTGGTGGGATGCGTTCACTACAGAGTTTTTCGAAGATGATGCCATGCTGACTATCACATTCTGTCTGGAAGATGGACCCAAACGATATA CCATTGGTAGGACATTGATCCCCCGATACTTCAGAAGTATTTTTGAGGGTGGGGCCACTGAACTCTTCTATGTGCTTAAACATCCCAAGGAGTCTTTCCATAATAACTTTGTGTCCCTGGACTGCGACCAGTGCACCATGGTTACGCAGAATGGCAAACCCATGTTCACACAG GTGTGTGTGGAGGGCCGGCTGTACCTGGAGTTTATGTTTGATGACATGATGCGTATAAAGACGTGGCACTTCAGTATCAGACAGCACAGAGAAGTCGTGCCGAGGAGCATACTGGCAATGCAT TCCCAAGACCCTCAAATGCTTGACCAGCTATCAAAAAACATCACAAGGTGTGGCTTATCTAACTCGACACTGAACTACCTCCGA CTTTGTGTAATCCTGGAGCCCATGCAGGAGCTGATGTCCAGACACAAGACGTACAGTCTCAGTCCACGGGACTGCCTCAAAACCTGTCTTTTTCAGAAATGGCAGAGGATGGTGGCCCCACCAG CTGAGCCTGCGAGACAAGCTCCCAACAAACGAAGGAAACGAAAAATGTCTGGTGGAAGCACCATGAGTTCGGGTGGgggcaacaacaacagcaacagtaAAAAGAAAAGTCCAGCCAGCAGTTTTGCGCTCTCCAGCCAG GATGTGATGGTGGTGGGAGAGCCCACTCTGATGGGAGGGGAGTTCGGGGACGAGGATGAGAGGCTGATCACACGGCTGGAGAACACACAGTTTGATGCGGCCAATGGCATGGACGACGAGGACAGTTTCAACAGTTCCCCTGCCCTGGGCACCAACAGCCCCTGGAACAGCAAAGCTCCCTCCAGCCAGGAGAGCAAAAATGACAACCCCACCTCACAGTCATCCCAGTAG
- the LOC127412119 gene encoding LIM domain-binding protein 1-A isoform X6 yields MSVGGCACPGCSSKSFKLYSPKDPPNGSAFPPFHPGAMLDRDVGPTPMYPPSYMEPGIGRHTPYGNQTDYRIFELNKRLQNWTEQDCDNLWWDAFTTEFFEDDAMLTITFCLEDGPKRYTIGRTLIPRYFRSIFEGGATELFYVLKHPKESFHNNFVSLDCDQCTMVTQNGKPMFTQVCVEGRLYLEFMFDDMMRIKTWHFSIRQHREVVPRSILAMHSQDPQMLDQLSKNITRCGLSNSTLNYLRLCVILEPMQELMSRHKTYSLSPRDCLKTCLFQKWQRMVAPPAEPARQAPNKRRKRKMSGGSTMSSGGGNNNSNSKKKSPASSFALSSQDVMVVGEPTLMGGEFGDEDERLITRLENTQFDAANGMDDEDSFNSSPALGTNSPWNSKAPSSQESKNDNPTSQSSQ; encoded by the exons GCTGTTCGTCCAAGTCATTCAAGCTGTACTCCCCAAAGGATCCTCCCAACGGCAGTGCCTTCCCTCCATTTCACCCAGGCGCAATGCTGGATAGAGATGTGGG ACCGACACCAATGTATCCCCCCTCTTACATGGAACCTGGAATCGG GAGGCACACACCGTATGGAAATCAAACAGACTACAGAATATTTGAGCTAAACAAAAGGCTTCAGAATTGGACAGAG CAGGACTGTGACAATCTGTGGTGGGATGCGTTCACTACAGAGTTTTTCGAAGATGATGCCATGCTGACTATCACATTCTGTCTGGAAGATGGACCCAAACGATATA CCATTGGTAGGACATTGATCCCCCGATACTTCAGAAGTATTTTTGAGGGTGGGGCCACTGAACTCTTCTATGTGCTTAAACATCCCAAGGAGTCTTTCCATAATAACTTTGTGTCCCTGGACTGCGACCAGTGCACCATGGTTACGCAGAATGGCAAACCCATGTTCACACAG GTGTGTGTGGAGGGCCGGCTGTACCTGGAGTTTATGTTTGATGACATGATGCGTATAAAGACGTGGCACTTCAGTATCAGACAGCACAGAGAAGTCGTGCCGAGGAGCATACTGGCAATGCAT TCCCAAGACCCTCAAATGCTTGACCAGCTATCAAAAAACATCACAAGGTGTGGCTTATCTAACTCGACACTGAACTACCTCCGA CTTTGTGTAATCCTGGAGCCCATGCAGGAGCTGATGTCCAGACACAAGACGTACAGTCTCAGTCCACGGGACTGCCTCAAAACCTGTCTTTTTCAGAAATGGCAGAGGATGGTGGCCCCACCAG CTGAGCCTGCGAGACAAGCTCCCAACAAACGAAGGAAACGAAAAATGTCTGGTGGAAGCACCATGAGTTCGGGTGGgggcaacaacaacagcaacagtaAAAAGAAAAGTCCAGCCAGCAGTTTTGCGCTCTCCAGCCAG GATGTGATGGTGGTGGGAGAGCCCACTCTGATGGGAGGGGAGTTCGGGGACGAGGATGAGAGGCTGATCACACGGCTGGAGAACACACAGTTTGATGCGGCCAATGGCATGGACGACGAGGACAGTTTCAACAGTTCCCCTGCCCTGGGCACCAACAGCCCCTGGAACAGCAAAGCTCCCTCCAGCCAGGAGAGCAAAAATGACAACCCCACCTCACAGTCATCCCAGTAG